The following are encoded in a window of Spiroplasma tabanidicola genomic DNA:
- the sufC gene encoding Fe-S cluster assembly ATPase SufC — MHTIEVKELHVQIEEKEILKGINLIIKSGEIHALMGPNGNGKSTLLMAIMGHPKYEITKGDILFNNKSILDLSVDERSKLGLFLAMQNPQTIPGVSNLEYLKYVVNAHSEEKQKLKDIMSDIRTKAKDLDFDLNMLKRFVNDGFSGGEKKKNEILQMKMLNPLFSLIDEIDSGLDVDALEVVSKNLNALDFSKMGMVIVSHYDRFFKKVIPTHAHVIIDGKIITSGGKEIVDKINSEGYNWVKELI; from the coding sequence ATGCACACTATTGAAGTAAAAGAACTACATGTTCAAATTGAAGAAAAAGAAATTTTAAAAGGAATTAATTTAATAATAAAGTCTGGAGAAATTCACGCCTTGATGGGACCGAATGGTAATGGAAAATCAACTTTGTTAATGGCAATTATGGGTCACCCGAAATATGAAATAACAAAAGGAGATATTTTATTTAATAATAAAAGTATTTTAGATTTATCAGTTGATGAAAGAAGTAAATTAGGATTATTTTTAGCTATGCAAAACCCTCAAACTATTCCAGGTGTAAGTAATCTTGAGTACTTAAAATATGTGGTAAATGCCCATAGTGAAGAAAAACAAAAATTAAAAGACATAATGTCAGATATCAGAACAAAAGCAAAAGATTTAGATTTTGATCTAAATATGTTAAAAAGATTTGTAAATGATGGATTTTCAGGTGGAGAAAAGAAAAAAAACGAAATTTTACAAATGAAAATGTTAAATCCATTATTTAGTTTAATTGATGAAATTGATTCAGGACTTGATGTTGATGCTTTAGAAGTGGTTTCAAAAAATTTAAATGCTTTAGATTTTTCAAAAATGGGTATGGTTATTGTTTCTCATTATGATCGTTTTTTTAAAAAAGTTATACCAACTCATGCTCATGTCATAATTGATGGAAAAATCATAACTAGTGGAGGAAAAGAAATAGTTGATAAAATTAATTCAGAAGGTTATAACTGAGTTAAGGAGTTAATCTAA